One window of Manihot esculenta cultivar AM560-2 chromosome 17, M.esculenta_v8, whole genome shotgun sequence genomic DNA carries:
- the LOC110605085 gene encoding adenylate-forming reductase 06235, protein MEVPVRAVGKSTSCRGVAFESNCDRLRLTAPPSFSQNGQSGRWVWIPRSQSKVFSNVIPFDNYLERTMSRSSSHFCDLDFTDVAVADEENRLQELVENEEPCQLEKQNKVGDVEKQDQTPKAKPAKPGKVSRLSIILLDQGLFTVYKRLFMVSLTLNILALILSATGHFPYGKRNPALFAIGNILALSLCRSEAFLRVVFWLAVKLFGRQWVPLFLKTAITSFLQSVGGIHSGCGVSSIAWLVYAIVLSFKDRENNPTEIIAVASTILSLLCVSSLAAFPLVRHLHHNVFERTHRFAGWTALGLLWIFVVLTTSYNPNSKTYVDFCGSHFYKKQEFWFTLVITAIIFLPWLTVSRVPVKVSSTSSHASIIKFEGGVQAGLLGRISPSPLSEWHAFGIISNGEKEHMMLAGAVGDFTKSLVSNPPNYLWIRKLHFAGLPYLINLYKKVLMVATGSGICVFLSFLLQPSSADVCLLWVAKGIEENFGKEIMDMVSGYSKDKIIVHDTAVLGRPSVAKMSVEAAKNWGAEVVIVTSNPEGSRDVVSACKASGIPAFGPIWDS, encoded by the coding sequence atgGAGGTGCCAGTGAGAGCGGTGGGCAAGAGCACGAGCTGTCGCGGGGTGGCATTCGAGAGCAACTGCGACAGACTCAGGCTAACAGCCCCACCATCGTTTTCTCAGAACGGCCAAAGTGGGAGATGGGTCTGGATTCCAAGGAGCCAGAGTAAAGTTTTCTCCAACGTCATTCCATTCGACAATTATCTTGAAAGGACAATGAGTCGATCAAGCAGTCACTTCTGCGACTTGGATTTCACTGATGTAGCTGTCGCCGATGAGGAGAATcgattgcaagagttggtagagaaTGAAGAGCCCTGCCAATTGGAGAAGCAGAACAAAGTTGGTGATGTTGAAAAGCAGGATCAAACACCTAAGGCCAAACCAGCAAAGCCAGGGAAAGTATCAAGATTATCTATTATACTTTTAGACCAAGGTCTCTTCACAGTCTACAAGCGTCTTTTCATGGTTTCCTTGACGTTAAATATACTTGCTCTGATCCTTTCAGCCACGGGACATTTCCCATATGGCAAGCGCAACCCAGCTCTCTTTGCCATTGGCAACATTCTTGCTTTGAGCCTGTGCAGAAGTGAAGCCTTTTTACGGGTGGTTTTTTGGCTGGCAGTGAAATTATTTGGCAGGCAATGGGTTCCTCTATTTCTCAAAACTGCGATCACATCATTTCTCCAGAGCGTTGGAGGAATTCACAGTGGCTGTGGTGTCTCCTCTATAGCTTGGCTAGTTTACGCCATTGTATTGTCGTTTAAAGACAGGGAAAACAATCCAACAGAGATCATAGCTGTTGCCTCCACTATTTTGTCCTTGCTTTGCGTCTCTTCCTTGGCAGCCTTCCCTCTTGTCCGCCATTTGCATCACAATGTGTTTGAAAGAACTCATCGTTTCGCTGGTTGGACTGCTCTAGGCCTCCTGTGGATCTTCGTGGTTCTGACAACCAGCTATAATCCCAATTCAAAAACCTATGTTGATTTTTGCGGTTCACATTTTTACAAAAAGCAAGAATTCTGGTTCACTCTGGTCATTACTGCAATAATATTTCTGCCTTGGCTAACGGTGAGCCGGGTTCCTGTCAAGGTTTCATCAACTTCAAGTCATGCGTCCATTATCAAATTTGAAGGTGGAGTTCAAGCAGGCTTATTAGGTAGAATTAGCCCGTCGCCGCTATCAGAGTGGCATGCTTTTGGAATTATATCAAATGGAGAAAAAGAACATATGATGTTGGCAGGTGCAGTTGGTGACTTCACCAAGTCCTTGGTCTCAAATCCTCCAAACTACCTGTGGATTCGAAAATTACACTTTGCAGGCCTGCCCTATCTCATAAACTTGTACAAAAAGGTCCTGATGGTTGCTACAGGGTCAGGCATTTGTGTCTTCCTATCCTTTCTGTTGCAACCATCTTCAGCTGATGTGTGTTTACTGTGGGTGGCCAAGGGAATAGAGGAGAACTTTGGGAAGGAAATTATGGACATGGTAAGTGGGTATTCAAAGGACAAAATTATTGTCCATGACACAGCTGTACTGGGTCGTCCAAGTGTGGCGAAGATGAGCGTGGAGGCAGCTAAAAATTGGGGAGCCGAAGTTGTCATTGTTACTAGCAATCCAGAAGGAAGCAGGGATGTTGTTAGTGCATGCAAGGCTTCAGGAATTCCAGCCTTTGGCCCTATATGGGATTCCTAG
- the LOC110604719 gene encoding adenylate-forming reductase 03009, with the protein MQNPVRFSSCRGVAFEIKPHVDPFALPPPTQDESQESSRIERSWFQSGSSKVFPSSLQRSASRASSHFCDLDISEEEEEEEEDISLEVLEAGKKAEKEHIADPLPSASKREQPPKPAKKNESRLSIILLDQGLFTVYKRLFVVCLTLNVIGLVLAATGNFPYARNRAALFSIANILALTLCRSEAFLRVVFWLAVKFLGRSWVPLPIKTATTSLLQSLGGIHSGCGVSSVAWLIYALVLTLKDRENTSSEIIGVASAILSLLCLSSLAAFPLVRHLHHNIFERTHRFAGWTALALLWAFVMLTISYDPETKSYSNELGSRLIKQQEFWFTVAITVLIIIPWVTVRRVPVKVSSPSGHASIIKFQGGVKAGILGRISPSPLSEWHAFGIISDGKTEHMMLAGAVGDFTKSLVSNPPSHLWVRQVHFAGLPYLVNMYDRVLLVATGSGICVFLSFLLQPCRASVCLLWVAKGIEQNFGREIKEMMSGHPKDKVIVHDTAVLGRPKVSEMSVEAARKWGAEVVIVTSNPEGSRDVVNACKASGFSAFGPIWDS; encoded by the coding sequence ATGCAGAACCCAGTGAGGTTTTCAAGCTGCCGAGGAGTGGCGTTTGAAATCAAACCTCATGTTGATCCATTTGCACTTCCACCACCCACCCAAGATGAGTCACAAGAGAGTAGCCGAATTGAGCGTTCTTGGTTTCAAAGCGGCTCTTCCAAAGTGttcccttcttctttacaaagatCTGCGAGTCGAGCCAGTAGCCATTTCTGTGATCTTGACAtcagtgaagaagaagaagaagaagaggaagacaTCAGTTTGGAAGTATTAGAAGCAGGAAAAAAGGCTGAGAAAGAGCATATAGCAGACCCACTTCCATCTGCTAGTAAGCGTGAGCAACCACCAAAGCCTGCTAAAAAGAATGAATCAAGATTGTCAATTATACTGCTCGATCAAGGCCTGTTTACAGTGTACAAGAGGCTTTTTGTCGTTTGCTTGACCTTGAACGTGATAGGTTTGGTTCTTGCAGCCACAGGGAACTTTCCATATGCAAGAAATAGAGCTGCCCTCTTTTCCATAGCCAATATTCTTGCTTTGACACTGTGCAGGAGCGAGGCCTTCCTGCGAGTTGTTTTCTGGCTCGCTGTCAAATTCCTGGGGAGGTCTTGGGTTCCGCTCCCAATCAAGACTGCCACCACCTCTCTTCTTCAAAGTCTTGGTGGAATACATAGCGGCTGTGGGGTTTCTTCCGTTGCCTGGCTCATATATGCTTTAGTTCTAACTCTCAAGGACAGAGAAAACACTTCCTCAGAGATCATAGGTGTGGCTTCCGCCATTCTTTCGCTTCTCTGCTTATCTTCCCTAGCAGCATTCCCACTCGTCCGCCATCTCCATCATAATATATTCGAAAGGACTCACAGATTTGCTGGATGGACAGCTTTAGCTCTCCTGTGGGCGTTTGTAATGCTCACTATCTCTTACGATCCAGAAACCAAATCCTATAGCAACGAACTTGGCTCAAGGTTGATCAAACAGCAAGAGTTCTGGTTCACTGTAGCAATCACAGTTCTAATTATCATCCCATGGGTGACAGTGAGACGTGTACCTGTCAAAGTATCCTCTCCTTCTGGCCATGCCTCCATAATAAAGTTCCAAGGAGGAGTAAAAGCTGGTATTTTGGGAAGGATTAGTCCATCCCCTTTATCTGAATGGCATGCTTTTGGCATAATTTCTGATGGAAAAACAGAACACATGATGCTAGCTGGTGCAGTTGGTGACTTCACCAAATCTTTAGTCTCAAATCCACCGAGCCACTTGTGGGTTAGGCAAGTGCACTTTGCAGGCTTGCCTTACCTAGTGAACATGTATGACAGGGTTCTGTTGGTGGCCACAGGTTCAGGTATTTGCGTGTTCTTATCATTCCTTTTGCAGCCATGTAGAGCTAGTGTCTGCTTGTTGTGGGTGGCCAAAGGGATAGAGCAAAACTTCGGTAGAGAAATAAAAGAGATGATGAGTGGGCACCCTAAAGACAAGGTAATTGTGCACGATACGGCTGTTTTAGGTCGGCCCAAAGTGTCTGAAATGAGTGTTGAAGCTGCTAGAAAATGGGGCGCTGAAGTGGTCATCGTTACCAGCAATCCTGAAGGTAGCAGAGATGTCGTCAACGCCTGCAAAGCTTCAGGCTTCTCAGCCTTCGGTCCTATCTGGGATTCTTGA
- the LOC110604891 gene encoding uncharacterized protein LOC110604891 encodes MGYYLADGIYPKWSTIVQTIREPQTRKKKYFAMKQESCRKDVERAFGVLQSRFAIVAGPSRFWKKEVLHNIFTTCIIMHNMIIEDERDFSAPIEDGREFSAPTVEIVVDETTRFEQFLARHKKIKDKDAHFALRNALIEHLWEQYTNSNDHIN; translated from the coding sequence ATGGGTTATTATTTAGCTGATGGTATATATCCGAAATGGTCAACTATTGTGCAAACTATTCGTGAACCACAAACAAGGAAGAAGAAGTATTTTGCAATGAAACAAGAATCATGTCGAAAAGATGTTGAACGTGCTTTCGGAGTGTTACAGTCACGTTTTGCAATAGTTGCAGGGCCATCACGTTTTTGGAAAAAAGAAGTGTTGCATAATATTTTTACTACATGTATTATCATGCATAATATGATAATCGAGGATGAACGTGATTTTAGTGCACCTATTGAAGATGGTAGAGAATTTTCAGCTCCAACTGTTGAAATAGTTGTCGATGAAACTACTCGATTTGAACAATTTTTAGCTCGACACAAAAAAATTAAGGATAAAGATGCTCATTTTGCACTTCGTAATGCATTAATAGAGCATTTGTGGGAGCAATATACAAATTCAAATGATCATATCAATTag
- the LOC122722237 gene encoding uncharacterized protein LOC122722237 has product MDFYVGDTSHNDAENSSSSSSDIDDYISDDNEFVVETQAVHQALARNKMVLQQIQDQHRVSRGGSVLGHVVINRDREAADRNLFLDYFSDNPRFNDVMFRRRYRMSRNLFLRIVDAIKAHDTYFEQQRDAVGKIGLSTLQKITAVFRMLAYGLPADATDEYVKIGESTAIESLKRFCRATVEVFGEQYLRSPTAEDVARLLYIGEQRGFPGMLGSLDCMHWKWKNCPTA; this is encoded by the coding sequence ATGGATTTCTATGTTGGAGATACATCACATAATGATGCTGAAAATTCATCATCGTCTTCTTCAGATATTGATGATTATATTTCAGATGATAATGAGTTTGTAGTGGAAACACAAGCAGTTCATCAAGCATTAGCTCGAAATAAGATGGTTTTGCAGCAAATACAAGATCAACATCGAGTTTCTAGAGGTGGCTCTGTTTTAGGTCATGTAGTAATCAATCGAGATCGTGAAGCGGCTGATCGTAATTTATTTCTGGATTATTTTTCAGATAATCCACGTTTCAATGATGTAATGTTTCGTCGACGATATAGAATGTCTCGAAATTTATTTCTTCGTATTGTCGATGCAATAAAAGCGCATGATACGTACTTTGAACAACAAAGAGATGCAGTAGGTAAAATTGGATTATCTACTCTTCAAAAAATCACAGCTGTGTTTCGAATGTTAGCGTATGGTTTGCCGGCGGACGCTACAGACGAATATGTGAAAATTGGGGAGTCCACTGCAATTGAAAGTCTAAAGAGATTTTGTCGAGCCACCGTTGAGGTATTTGGTGAGCAGTATCTGAGATCACCAACTGCCGAGGATGTTGCAAGGCTTCTTTATATTGGTGAGCAACGTGGCTTTCCTGGCATGTTAGGTAGTCTCGATTGCATGCATTGGAAATGGAAAAATTGTCCTACTGCATAG
- the LOC110604892 gene encoding glutathione S-transferase T3-like — MTSRSAGYSTNEDVLLCGVYLDVSQDPIVGKQQSSQRFWSRVAEAYELAKNECWESRNPRSLQCRLQVIEKAIRKLNGCYRQVENLHPSGASEQDLLNQAKTLLMQDPSYKRGFKFDHVWNMMKDAEKFKDCIPNDALGASASVVQQPGDRKHWKFWRSGHSFHQPVHRRGASG, encoded by the exons ATGACTTCAAGATCTGCAGGATATTCTACCAATGAAGATGTGCTATTATGCGGAGTTTATCTAGATGTTTCACAAGATCCCATTGTAGGTAAACAACAATCTAGTCAACGTTTTTGGAGTCGGGTGGCAGAAGCATATGAACTTGCAAAGAATGAGTGTTGGGAGTCCCGCAACCCACGATCTTTGCAATGTCGATTGCAAGTTATTGAGAAGGCTATAAGAAAATTGAATGGTTGTTATCGACAAGTTGAAAACTTACATCCTAGTGGTGCTTCAGAGCAAGATCTG CTCAATCAAGCGAAAACTTTACTAATGCAAGATCCAAGCTACAAAAGAGGATTCAAATTTGACCATGTTTGGAACATGATGAAAGATGCTGAGAAATTTAAAGATT gtattcccaacgacgctctTGGGGCCAGCGcgagcgtggttcaacagcctggagaccGGAagcattggaagttttggagatctggccactcgtttCATCAGCCAGTTCATCGCCGGGGTGCCAgcggatag